The genomic region tatcctccctCAATCCCTGCCACTCCAAACTCTCCTGCCTCTggacagatctctggatggCATTCTTAAATAATTGTCTGACattaaacaaaagctgaaacacaTTAACGAGACATAACAAGAGGAACATGCTGGTTTGACCGTCCCAAGGAAACTCAAAGCTTTGCAGAGCTATTGGGAGTATCCTGGAAGAGAAGGGGGAGATGAAGGAGACAGGGAGAGTTAACAAGTGGGGAAAAGCGTCCCCCTCTTGTCCTCTCCATGTCCCTGTCTACCAGTTCTGGGGGCTGAGTATCAGAAGAACAACTGGtgctgctgctaaagactgagggaaagaaagcattaaatagCTCAGCCTTTacctcatctcttgtcactatGTTTACCCCACCTACAAAAAGGATGAAGATTTTCCTTAATCCTCCTTTAAAGTATTTCTATAAACAGTTTTGATTGTCTTTGACAGTAATAAATGGAttgagctccagctgggctttgaCACTTCTAatttttgtccctgcactgtaTCATAACATTTAGAACACAGCTCTGGACAAAATGACAACACGCATGACAAGGAAGCACAGGAAAGGTGGAACCTGGCAGCCTGCAATCCCTTACCCTTCTGAGACTGTTGCAATTCCATTCAGCTGGTTACTCCTGTATTATCCAAACTTGCCTGCAACTCCTGATGCTGATCTCTTGTCAGAGATAGCACAATCACGCAAAGGTTGAACCGTCTGCCTGCAGACATTAACAGCTGACAGAATGGAGCGTCAGTGTGGGAGAGCCGTGAGAAACTGCATGAATATGCCTACAGAAATCTCTTGACATTTACAAGAAGAGTCTAGTCCTGCACCAGTGGAAGAGGAGCCCCACACATCAGGGCAGACCATGACCCTGCTGAGtgagcagtgcccaggaggaagaggagggcctGGGCACCACCATGGATGCCATACGACCAGTGGTGCCTGCTCACCATGAACCAGGACAGATTCCTACAGAGCTGCCTTACAAGGAGCACGGCCACCAAGAAAATCTCAATTACTAGACTCATCTCAGATCCGGTGAGACACCGCATGGAAGAGAGTCTACAGCCAGCAGGGAAAGAGGTGCAGGTTTGAGAGTCCCAAGGACTGCATGGGGTGGAGAGGAACAAGGGCTGTAGCAAGGCTGAAAGTCCAAAGACGACCAAGTTCTTTGTGTCCATGGCTATGGCTGTTGTCAGTGTCACTGAAGCCTATGGGGAGACAGCTTATCGCTAAAGTGCCAGGGCCTCATTGCCTCCTCACACCCAGCCATGAACCAGGCAGAGGTCGTACCACTGTCCTGCACTTGGCAAtgcacatccccatctcctGCTGTCCTGGGAAGAGCCCTGAGCAATGTCTTAAGGGAAAGGATCTCCCTTCCCAGAGGCCAGGGGTCAAGGCTCAGCTTTTGTGCTTGGTGAAAcgtatccattttttttttccaaagatcacTGTCATTttcacattgcctttgtctccttgGCCTCACCGCCTCCAAAGTTTGGCTCTAACGAGCTCCAAGGGAGGCTATGTCAATCCTGGCCCTCAGGGGGAAACTCCAGAAAACTTGCATCTGACTTGGAGTTCTTAAGAGAGTTCTTCACTTTCCACTCAGTGCCTGAGATTCATGGGCTCATCAGCAAAGCCACCAGAGGGGTGATTCCAATGCCTTGGTCTgggcctgtgctgctgagctgggccaggctcctgggacagagagagctcCTGGCAAGAGGGCCctggtgcagagagacagctttGCCCAGGAGCAACTTTTCTGCACAGTatagcagggctgggggctctcaCCACAGGTGGCATGGGGAGAGGACAAAAGGAGAGAGGGGCTGAAGGCAGTTGGGAGTGGGAGAATGCTGAGAGCTGACTGCAGGAGAAATCTCCGCAAGGTaagtctctggctgcagggccatgcagctgcaggtcctggaAGGGTCTCCTGCAGGTCCTGGAAGGGTCtcctgctgggttttgtttctgggAGGGCAGTGGGCAATGCAGTAGGCTTTGAGAGTCCTGTTGGGTTGTACTGCGAGGGGAGGAAGTCTGACAGAAGCCCCTCGGAGTGCCCTAAGCCAGGTGCCCCCGGTCAGCCCAGAACACCCTGCCCTGGCTGGCCATGCAGAGCCCAGATGAGGAGAAGCTCCCAGGCTCCTTCTGGCAGAGAGCTTCTCCTGGAGACAAGGTGAGGATTCGGTCCAGCTGCACTTGGACTGGGGCTTCTCTGCTCTAAGCTGTCTGCAGTTTCTTCTCAGGAAAACACCTGAGTGGGATTGTGCTGCAGCTCACAGAGGGGTAATACAGGGCAGCTGAGAGCAGGACTGGTTGGCATGTCTGCTCTGCTCAGTCTTCACCAAGGCACAGTCCTGGCACACACAGGGTTTCACTAGGAGTGTACATGAACTGTCAGGCCATTCAGCCATCTCATACATCTCCTAAGCATTATAAGGGCAACACAAACCAATAAAAtatctgcagctctgctcatcATTCAGATGAGGTGTTTGCAACAGCACTGAAAAGCTCATGTCTTATTTGTGGACTGAACATGAGTTTCCCTTACTCTCctctttcatttccagtttttcttatttaattctgctttctctctctcttttttttttttttttttatctttttttttttccttctcttcaacAGACAACTGGGTCCAATGTCAGCAAATGCCCAACATCACCTCTCTGAgcgagttcctcctgctggcatttgcAGATACacgcgagctgcagctcctgcacttcgggctcttcctgggcatctacctggctgccctcctgggcaacggcctcatcctcaccgctgtagcctgcgaccaccgcctccacacccccatgtacttcttcctcctcaacctcgccctccttgACCTgagctgcatctccaccactctgcccaaagccatggccagttctctctgggacaccagggtcatctcctatcaaggatgtgctgcacaggtcttgttttttcctttctttctcacagCAGAGTATTCCATGCTTACCgtcatggcctatgaccgctacattgccatctgcaaacccctgcactacgggagcctgctgggcagcagagcttgtgcccagatggcagcagcttcctggggcagtggctttctcaatgctgtcctgcacacggccaataccttttcccttcccctctgccaaggcaatgctgtggaccagttcttctgtgaagtcccccagatcctcaagctctcctgctcagatgcctacctcagaGAAGTTGGGGCTCTTgcatttagtttttctttagcatttgggtgttttgttttccttgtgctgtcctatgtgcagatcttcagggctgtgcttaggatgccctctgagcaaGGCCGACACAAAGTCTTTTCCatgtgcctccctcacctggccgtggtctcccTCTTTGTCAGTACGGCCTtttttgcctacctgaagccaccctccatctcttccccatccctggacctCGTAGTGTCACTTCTGTactcggtggtgcctccagcagtgaaccccctcatctacagcatgaggaaccaggagctcaaaGATGCAGTGAGAAAACTGTTTCTATGTGTGCTTCTCAAGCATAAGTACTGATACCATAATTGTGATTCATAACATAACGTTTTTCTCATTAGCAACATTACCATAATATAACCATTAATAATAACCCTGTCAACATGTTTGAGAAACTGAGGTGCcaattttcatattattttgtgcattattattttcataaattttgaCATTGTTTGAAATGGTcttattatttatatgtatactTTCTCTTAATTAATTTGACTAAATCTTCTAATTTACCTATAAAATTAGGCTTCCAGTGTACATAAAGACAATAAAGAATCCATCAGAAATTCATTGATCTCATCTGCCGTCTCTTGCCATCAGCTCTGGAGCTGGTGGAGTAGCCCCAGCACACAGGAGGGGCTCAGGGCCAAGAGCCCAGCTGCCACatggaggagcagccccagtgGCCCTCAGGCCTGCCCCTCACTGCCCActgggctctgcctccctgctgcattTGGgtcggggctgctgcttccctggagccaTGGCCATGGCCAACAGCAGGACATGGccttttcactgctgctctctTTTGGCTTCCACATTGTTCCTCTGTGCTCTTGCATTTCTCTTAGCCCTCAGATCTCGTGTACCTTGGTGACAGTCCTGTTGTCTCTGCGGTGGCATCCCTGTGGCTGCGGGCAGTAGCAGGCAATGTGCAGCCCTGGGTCACAGCTGGCCTCCCTGCTAGCACCACAGTAACAAAAGGGGCTGCTCAGGGCAAACCCAGAAGCCTGGACACCTCTTGCAAAGCTGCTGTAAGACATATAGCCAGGGAGTTACTCCCTGCTTCCCTGTTTTCTGGGATTTTTCCCAGAGTGAAGGACACAGGCTGAAAGTCCCAGCATGGTCTGTGAGGAACCAAGGGCTGGACCAAGAGCTCCCTTTGTGGTGGCACATGCCCAAGCAGACAACAACTGGTCTTGGAATCATCTACATTGGAATGTGTCCCTGCAGTGGGGCAGATAGCCGACGCCTGCCTCGAGAGGAATCTGAAGCTGCCAGATGGAAGGGGAACCCAGGGAAAGTGTGCTTATTGGATAGTGATTAGAACCTCATAAAAGGAGTGACCAAGAAGagtctgggaaaggaaaaggaaaatgtgaggTGACCAGGGGCTAAGGAAGACTCTGCAATTCCTGCTGAGGTGGTGAAGAGCCAGCAGGTGAAGGCCCATAAGAGTAATTGAGGACACCCTCCTTGAAGCCTCATGGGCCAGGTCTGGTACAGCACTCACCTGCCCTTTGTGCCCTTAGAGACATCCCATAGCCCTACCAAGCATGGCCCTATAGTTCTGAGCCATCAGGGGAGCTGGAAAGGGACTCAGCGGCAGAGATCCCCATGGGGTTGGGTCTGATGACCACCTGGAGCAGAATGGGTGTGGCGGAGTCCTCCAGGGGACCCTGGGCACCACAGCCCCCTGGATCTGCAGAGCAGAATCGCCAGCTTAGGACCTTCCATTTCCTGAGCCATGGCTCGTCCCAgcccgggggctgctggggaggccCAGAGCCACCTTTGTCCTAGCAGCTGTGGTGGCCATGCCCAGAGCCCTACAGCAGGCTGCGGTGGGAACTGCCCTGGGGCTAGCCCATACTGGGCTGAtgggctgggatgctggggtGGGCTGGGAAGATGGCAGGGTGGTGGGGGGAGGTGGGCAGGGTCTAGGCTGCGATAGGCAGTGCCCGGCAGAGGGCAACAGCAGCATCAGGGAGCGGTGGGAGCATGCAGAGgagggctcccagcagggcttggtgctgcagagccagggatGTGCGaagggagcccagagctggaggGACAGGGGAGAGGAGGCCGCTCTGGGCATTTGCTggcctgggcagagcaggaagggGGCCCAGGGCATTCGTCCCCTCACCATGGCCTGCCAGAACCTTCAAGGTGGTCATGGAGCGTCCAGGGCCAGGCTCTGCATTGTGGCAGTGAGTCCTGCCTGTCCTCGTCCTGACAAACTGGCTGTAGCAGAGGAGACTCCTAGCCAGTCCCTGCATGAGCCTCTGCCCCCCGCTTTGCCCCAGCCCTCTACAGCAGCatccttgctgctctctgaggCACACCAGGACCTCCCAGTGCATGCCAGCCAGCACATCTGCTGAGGTCCAGTGCAGCTGCTGAAGGGGCAGGAAGCTCAGCATGGCACATGCAGTCACCTGGGCCTGGGCCTGCCTATCCCCTTGGCCTCGGCCCCAGccttgtctctgctggcaggagctcTCTTGGCATGCACTTCCTGGCCTCCCCTCAcctgcacacagctgctgcccactcagGCTGCTGGCACAAACATGTCCTCACAAGCAGCACCAccctgttataaatggctcaggattcaaattaggattaaataaaaaaaaagaggatttattaaaagaatataaaggaatagaggtaagcaaacagcgctgggtgcaccgggagtctccgttccaccaggacgcacaccagttacatcaagcagctgatttttatgctcctaaactaatacatattcattactacttctaaaaaaataggttattataattagcttccggggtccagtccctcctactggagcatgcgcagtctcctctggggtctcttctgggggtctctaggggtctttcatgatgaaggctcgtagtcttcctctccccctgtgataaattagtggggggtttgttcattgtctttgaggaatttggagaaaCTGCTGAAGAGATAAGGTTGTACAAATTAACGGCCTTGGTAAAGGGGAGGATTAAAGCAAGCAGATAACAGGAGGGAGTATTGGATACACATCCTTGAGTGAAACCAGACGTCCTGTCTGCCGCTTCATTACCCCCACCTGAATACGAGCACAACGTGTGAACACCAGCAGAAGAACAACGACCCCCCCTCTCAACAATAAActgcgcagcctcagccagttcaaTAGGTCTCGATAAGCTGGAACTCGACTGCTATAAAATAGCTACCCTGGAAAGGGAAGGTGTGTGCTGTtgcggagcggagactccccagccgcccagcgctgttttgcttgtgtctgcttacttgattaataaaataattacaatagacctgtaaattgtgtggtctaatttataacaatttggtgccgtgactcggatgaaggcaaatctgattgaaagaccttcggagggggcgccccgctgatttcagcggccttCGCTAGGACTACTTTCATTCAAACCCTTCACCGACGAACCCAAAATtagacacaagcaaataaaaccggTAAACCCCAGGCAACCTTTGTGCACGAAGACCGAACTAAGACCCACGGGGTGGGTAAGTATAGGCCGGTGTTCAgttcggttggggttgggtatccCGGAGCACGACATTTGAGACGTCCAAGTGCGGACGAAGCGAGTGCGGACCCCTCGGTAGTGCGGTTCCCACCTCCCGCGAGGGACTGGGCCACGAAAAGGGGGAAgcgttgtgtgtgtgtgtgtgaaggtgctccggaagatgggacagaagaaaagTAAGCCTTCTGGCCCCATGAGGGAGGGATCCAATGCTGTAGGGATACCCTCTGTTCCTTCTGATAGTCCGTTAGGACAAATGATTAAGAATTGGGATGATTCCCCTTCTAGGCGGGGAAAGAGTaaagttaaaatgatttattattgtATAGAAGTGTGGGGCAACAAGCCCATCAAAGGGGACAGCGTTTTCTGGCCCCCGTTCGGCTCCTTTGAGGATTGGGTATGCCAAGCCCTCAATATTTATGTTAACTCTAAGGAGCCCtttagtttggaagaaagtgaatatgcGCACCTCTGGATAAATTCAGATACGAGGACGCATctatatcctctaaaagaaaaaggagggcgggataaaaagagaaaggacttaGAAGTCCCGACATCGCCCCCGCCCTATATTCCACTGCCCGCACCAACGGCTCCTGTCCTTAATGGACTCCCCGAATTAGCAAATTCAGGAGAAACGGAATCGGATCATGAAACACAGGGGCCGGTAACcagaagcagggcaagaaatcagaaatctgctttaaggGAGGGATTATATCCCCTACGAGAAATAGCGATGGGGGGACCCCAGCCAGGAATGGGATACGTGGCTGTTCCCATTAATTCAGGGGATGTGAGGgattttaaaaaggagatgggAAGTTTACTAGAAGACCCATTGGGAGTGGCGGAACGAGTAGACCAATTCTTAGGCCCAAATATATATACCTGGGAAGAGTTACAATCCATCCTGGGAATCCTCTTTACATCAGAGGAAAGAAGAATGATTAGGCGTACTGGGATGCAAATTTGGGATCAGCAACACCAGCAGGGGCCGGCTGCAGACATAAAGTGGCCAATGCAGCAGCCTAATTGGAATAATCAAGACCCCATACACAGGGGACATATGCAAGATTTAAGAACAATCATAATTCAGGGGATACGAGAATCTGTCCCCAGAGGACAGAACATAAACAAAGCTCTTAAcgaacaacagaaaaaggatgAAACCCCAACGGAATGGTTAGAAAGATTACGAAAGAATTTGCAACTATATAGTGGCTTAGACCCTGGAACCCCGATAGGGGAGGCATTACTTAAAGCCCAATTTGTGGCAAAATCATGggtagatattaggaagaaattggaaaaaatagagGATTGGCAAGATCGAGGTCTGGACGAATTGTTAAGGGAGGCACAGAAGGTGTATGttagaagggaagaagagaaggagaaaaatcaagTACGTatggtggtggcagcagtgcgagaaggaaaaaggggggCTGAACCGAATCGAAGGTTCGACCAGATGCATGGGAGACCTAGGGCGGAGGAAAGAGGTAGCAAAGAA from Aythya fuligula isolate bAytFul2 chromosome 31, bAytFul2.pri, whole genome shotgun sequence harbors:
- the LOC116500138 gene encoding olfactory receptor 14J1-like, producing MPNITSLSEFLLLAFADTRELQLLHFGLFLGIYLAALLGNGLILTAVACDHRLHTPMYFFLLNLALLDLSCISTTLPKAMASSLWDTRVISYQGCAAQVLFFPFFLTAEYSMLTVMAYDRYIAICKPLHYGSLLGSRACAQMAAASWGSGFLNAVLHTANTFSLPLCQGNAVDQFFCEVPQILKLSCSDAYLREVGALAFSFSLAFGCFVFLVLSYVQIFRAVLRMPSEQGRHKVFSMCLPHLAVVSLFVSTAFFAYLKPPSISSPSLDLVVSLLYSVVPPAVNPLIYSMRNQELKDAVRKLFLCVLLKHKY